A genomic segment from Actinomyces lilanjuaniae encodes:
- a CDS encoding flavin reductase family protein — MDHTPASLINGEPLHIVCCGDTYHRRRMEPHDAATSCRSYHTPGPAPGTVQLSHRNRAGHRCGRRRSPAGMLASSFTSVSLEPPLVSVSFARTSTTWPRLRQAPLLRISVLGAEHSALVSQLAGPSAQRFTGLECALRDDDASLLGSPVTLSVAPERVIEAGDHDIALMRVLAIDQDGDVDPLIFYARGLHHLAA, encoded by the coding sequence ATGGATCACACTCCTGCTTCATTGATAAACGGAGAGCCTCTCCATATTGTTTGCTGCGGAGATACTTACCATCGTAGGCGAATGGAGCCCCATGATGCCGCTACGTCCTGCCGCTCCTATCACACCCCAGGCCCTGCGCCGGGCACTGTCCAGCTATCCCACCGGAATCGTGCTGGTCACCGCTGTGGACGACGACGGAGCCCCGCTGGCATGCTGGCCAGCTCCTTTACCTCGGTGTCGCTGGAGCCGCCGCTGGTGTCGGTCTCCTTCGCCCGGACCTCCACCACCTGGCCGCGCCTGCGCCAGGCCCCCCTCCTGCGCATCAGCGTCCTGGGCGCCGAGCACAGCGCGCTGGTGTCACAGCTGGCTGGCCCCAGCGCCCAGCGGTTCACCGGGCTGGAGTGCGCGCTGCGTGACGACGACGCCTCCCTCCTGGGGTCCCCCGTCACCCTGAGCGTGGCACCGGAGAGGGTGATTGAGGCCGGGGACCACGACATCGCCCTCATGCGCGTCCTGGCGATCGACCAGGATGGAGACGTCGACCCCCTCATCTTCTATGCACGTGGGCTGCACCACTTGGCAGCCTGA
- a CDS encoding NtaA/DmoA family FMN-dependent monooxygenase (This protein belongs to a clade of FMN-dependent monooxygenases, within a broader family of flavin-dependent oxidoreductases, the luciferase-like monooxygenase (LMM) family, some of whose members use coenzyme F420 rather than FMN.): MTTTSRQMILGMHLGTGYGSQANAWRAPGVDPAAYTDIEAQVRYARAAERGTIDFLFLPDNLAITPSMGEGIPQATIDPVVTVAALARETSRIGFVVTGTTTFNEPYNIARQYKALDVTTHGRFGWNAVTTADPAAAANFGQTIAERPVRYGRAHEVIQAVQALWGSWGEEAWTRDKDSGRFVDLDQVRPVGLRGEYIASQGPLPIPPSEQGQPVIFSAGGGEYGLTIAGRYASGVIGAAFTIEDARAQRRAARQAAHRYGRNPDEVKFFAGLMPLIGSTVEEALARRRHLDEVSAPRRVPYLGAMLGLPLEPEQVDRPLTDAELADARPSGFDPRSQRALEVARQGWTIRDILAHGVIDYHPTPVGPPCVVADYMQEWFEAGACDGFWVSPDVNEDGIDTFVDEVVPILRERGLFHEDYQGTTLREHLGAPAQYGLDPRVWQEAS; encoded by the coding sequence ATGACCACGACCTCACGACAGATGATCCTCGGCATGCACCTGGGCACCGGCTACGGCTCCCAGGCCAACGCCTGGCGCGCCCCCGGCGTGGACCCAGCCGCCTACACCGACATCGAGGCACAGGTCCGCTACGCCCGGGCCGCAGAGCGCGGCACCATCGACTTCCTCTTCCTGCCGGACAACCTCGCGATCACGCCCTCCATGGGCGAGGGCATCCCCCAGGCCACCATCGACCCGGTGGTCACGGTCGCGGCCTTGGCCCGCGAGACCTCACGAATCGGGTTCGTCGTCACTGGCACCACCACCTTCAACGAGCCCTACAACATCGCCCGCCAGTACAAGGCGCTTGACGTCACCACCCACGGCCGCTTCGGCTGGAACGCGGTGACCACCGCGGACCCAGCCGCCGCCGCCAACTTCGGGCAGACTATCGCCGAGCGCCCCGTGCGCTACGGCCGGGCGCACGAGGTGATCCAGGCCGTCCAGGCCCTGTGGGGCAGCTGGGGCGAGGAGGCCTGGACCCGGGACAAGGACTCCGGCCGCTTCGTCGACCTGGACCAGGTCCGCCCGGTCGGCCTGCGCGGGGAGTACATCGCCTCACAGGGACCGCTGCCTATCCCGCCGTCCGAGCAGGGCCAGCCGGTCATCTTCTCCGCCGGGGGCGGGGAGTACGGCCTGACCATCGCCGGACGCTACGCCAGCGGGGTCATCGGGGCAGCCTTCACTATCGAGGACGCCCGGGCACAGCGTCGGGCCGCCCGGCAGGCCGCGCACCGGTACGGTCGCAACCCTGACGAGGTCAAGTTCTTCGCCGGACTCATGCCCCTGATCGGCAGCACCGTGGAGGAGGCGCTGGCCCGCAGGCGCCACCTGGACGAGGTCAGCGCCCCCCGCCGGGTCCCCTACCTGGGTGCCATGCTGGGACTGCCCCTGGAGCCGGAGCAGGTTGACCGGCCGCTGACCGACGCCGAGCTGGCCGACGCCCGGCCCAGCGGGTTCGACCCGCGCTCCCAGCGCGCCCTGGAGGTGGCTCGGCAGGGCTGGACCATTCGGGACATCCTGGCCCACGGAGTCATCGACTACCACCCGACCCCGGTTGGACCGCCCTGTGTGGTCGCCGACTACATGCAGGAGTGGTTCGAGGCAGGAGCCTGCGACGGGTTCTGGGTGTCACCCGACGTCAACGAGGACGGGATCGACACCTTTGTCGATGAGGTGGTCCCGATCCTGCGTGAGCGCGGACTGTTCCACGAGGACTACCAGGGGACCACGCTGCGTGAGCACCTGGGAGCACCCGCCCAGTACGGCCTGGACCCGCGCGTCTGGCAGGAGGCGTCCTAG
- a CDS encoding aspartate-semialdehyde dehydrogenase: MTSSTTSVNTYVGPADGVVLAVVGATGQVGRVMLAMLEERGFPARGVRFFSSARSAGTLVGFRGAQVEVEDVATADLSGIDVAIFSAGAAASREHAPRFAAAGAVVVDNSSAWRRDPQVPLVVSEVNPHDLGERPKGIIANPNCTTMAAMPALAVLHQEAGLTRLVVSTYQAVSGSGRAGVAELASQVRAAVGQDLEGLARDGGAVELPGPEVYVDTIAFNAVAWAGNDAGDGSGETDEEQKLRHESRKILGIPELLVAGTCVRVPVFSGHGLSVTAEFEREITPQRARELLEAAPGVTVEDVPSPLRATGRDGTFVGRIRADQSCAPGRGLQMFVVGDNLRKGAALNAVELAELVVDEMRV; this comes from the coding sequence ATGACCAGCAGCACCACTTCTGTCAACACCTACGTCGGCCCGGCTGACGGCGTCGTCCTCGCCGTGGTCGGAGCGACCGGCCAGGTGGGGCGGGTCATGCTCGCCATGCTGGAGGAGCGCGGCTTCCCGGCCCGTGGCGTGCGTTTCTTCTCCTCCGCCCGCTCCGCCGGGACTCTCGTGGGCTTCCGGGGCGCGCAGGTGGAGGTCGAGGACGTCGCCACCGCTGACCTCAGCGGTATCGACGTGGCGATCTTCTCCGCAGGTGCTGCTGCCTCGCGTGAGCACGCCCCGCGCTTCGCGGCTGCGGGTGCCGTCGTGGTGGACAACTCCTCGGCCTGGCGGCGCGACCCCCAGGTGCCGCTCGTCGTCAGCGAGGTCAACCCCCATGACCTGGGGGAGCGGCCCAAGGGCATCATCGCCAACCCTAACTGCACCACCATGGCAGCCATGCCCGCGCTCGCGGTCCTGCACCAGGAGGCCGGGCTCACCCGCCTGGTGGTCTCCACCTACCAGGCCGTCTCCGGCTCGGGGCGGGCAGGTGTCGCCGAGCTGGCCAGCCAGGTGCGCGCGGCCGTCGGCCAGGACCTGGAGGGGCTGGCCCGGGACGGGGGTGCCGTGGAGCTGCCTGGTCCCGAGGTCTACGTGGACACGATCGCCTTCAACGCGGTGGCCTGGGCGGGCAACGACGCGGGTGACGGCTCCGGGGAGACCGACGAGGAGCAGAAGCTGCGCCACGAGTCCCGCAAGATCCTGGGTATCCCCGAGCTGCTGGTCGCGGGCACCTGCGTGCGCGTGCCCGTGTTCAGCGGACACGGGCTGAGCGTGACCGCCGAGTTCGAGCGTGAGATCACGCCCCAGCGTGCCCGCGAGCTGCTGGAGGCGGCCCCGGGTGTCACCGTTGAGGACGTACCCAGCCCGCTGAGGGCGACGGGCCGCGACGGGACCTTCGTGGGACGCATTCGCGCCGACCAGTCCTGCGCCCCAGGGCGTGGCCTGCAGATGTTTGTCGTGGGTGACAACCTGCGCAAGGGGGCCGCCCTTAACGCCGTCGAGCTCGCCGAGCTGGTCGTGGACGAGATGAGGGTCTGA
- a CDS encoding ABC transporter permease, which yields MSWSGLRTIVVLELRRRVRATRWQVMLAAWGTVLLLMVLGLGSAAVTSGTGLAAVAPLLYDTVLCFVLGVGLIVAPTLSATSVNGDRADATLALVQATALRSREIAVGKLVAAWLAAIAFLAVALPFLVVLAGLGGATWQVLLGHLLVLVTTLGAVCGIGLGFSSLAARTSASAVLTYLAVATLVIGTPIVLTASSAAVRDDQTVVHYRIDYGASTSTQTVCAAEPSTRTDTIFRTERIWWMVAPNPFAALSDVSAREGRSRDRSQETPLAELGQAVNRMRVPSPSQVVYDDCSSPSDPAPARAGRARTRDVASNLSPFWPTTLLVLLVLGWGATETASRELAVPAGHLARGIRMA from the coding sequence ATGAGCTGGTCGGGGCTGCGCACCATCGTCGTGCTGGAGCTCAGGCGGCGGGTCCGGGCCACCCGCTGGCAGGTGATGCTGGCGGCCTGGGGCACGGTGCTGCTCCTCATGGTCCTGGGACTGGGCAGCGCGGCCGTAACCTCCGGGACGGGCCTGGCGGCGGTGGCCCCGCTCCTCTACGACACGGTGCTGTGCTTCGTCCTGGGCGTGGGGCTGATCGTGGCCCCGACGCTGTCGGCCACCTCCGTCAACGGAGACAGGGCCGACGCCACCCTGGCGCTGGTCCAGGCCACGGCGCTGCGCAGCCGGGAGATCGCGGTGGGCAAGCTCGTGGCCGCCTGGCTGGCGGCCATAGCCTTCCTCGCGGTGGCGCTGCCGTTCCTGGTGGTCCTGGCTGGCCTGGGAGGGGCGACCTGGCAGGTCCTCCTGGGACACCTCCTGGTGCTGGTGACCACGCTGGGGGCTGTCTGCGGGATCGGCCTGGGATTCTCCAGCCTGGCCGCACGGACCTCGGCCTCCGCCGTCCTCACCTACCTGGCGGTGGCCACGCTGGTCATCGGCACCCCCATCGTGCTGACGGCATCCTCTGCCGCCGTCCGGGACGACCAGACCGTGGTCCACTACCGGATCGACTACGGCGCCTCTACGAGCACCCAGACCGTGTGCGCCGCCGAGCCTAGTACCCGCACCGACACGATCTTCCGCACGGAGCGGATATGGTGGATGGTAGCCCCCAACCCCTTCGCCGCCCTCAGCGACGTCTCCGCCCGGGAGGGCCGCAGCAGGGACCGTAGCCAGGAGACCCCGCTGGCGGAGCTGGGTCAGGCAGTAAACCGGATGCGTGTCCCCTCGCCCTCACAGGTGGTCTACGACGACTGCTCCTCGCCCTCCGACCCCGCTCCAGCCAGGGCTGGCCGCGCCAGGACCAGAGACGTCGCCTCCAACCTGTCGCCCTTCTGGCCGACCACGCTGCTGGTCCTCCTGGTACTGGGGTGGGGGGCGACAGAGACGGCCTCCCGCGAGCTCGCCGTCCCCGCCGGGCACCTTGCCCGTGGCATCCGCATGGCCTGA
- a CDS encoding ABC transporter ATP-binding protein, which translates to MSIQACGVTRSFDSVPAVSRLSISVPSGSVTGLVGPNGAGKTTLLLMLAALLRPDSGSIRVAGLDPVTQPREVHRAVGWMPDTFGTWDSLTCTEILMTFAAAQGLDSRTARDRADQMLSLVYLSDMAHTPARVLSLGQRQRLGLARALVHSPQVLLLDEPASGMDPRSRADLRTLLRDLASQGTTVLVSSHILSELEEVVDGVIFMAHGSALAPSSPTGSPRGAPELPSEPRAGTLATGPEASSPQAGESGTQGSTVVPVPLERTWRMRALNTLALARWAQESLPQARTTPEGALRLAVADDAAAARLLRSALEAGVEVVSFAPAGGGLEEAYLSLEEERR; encoded by the coding sequence ATGAGCATCCAGGCCTGCGGGGTCACCCGGTCCTTCGACTCCGTGCCTGCGGTGAGTCGGCTGAGCATCTCGGTGCCCAGCGGCAGCGTGACCGGTCTGGTGGGGCCCAACGGCGCGGGCAAGACCACGCTCCTGCTCATGCTGGCCGCCCTGCTGCGGCCGGACTCCGGATCCATCAGGGTCGCGGGACTGGACCCTGTCACCCAGCCACGTGAGGTGCACCGGGCCGTGGGGTGGATGCCCGACACCTTCGGCACCTGGGACTCCCTGACCTGCACGGAGATCCTCATGACCTTTGCCGCCGCCCAGGGTCTGGACTCCCGCACCGCCCGGGACCGCGCCGACCAGATGCTCTCCCTGGTCTACCTCTCCGACATGGCCCACACCCCCGCGCGGGTCCTGTCCCTGGGTCAGAGGCAGCGCCTGGGCCTGGCCCGTGCCCTGGTCCACAGCCCTCAGGTGCTGCTGCTCGACGAGCCCGCCTCCGGCATGGACCCCCGCTCCCGGGCCGACCTGCGTACCCTGCTGCGCGACCTCGCCTCCCAGGGCACCACCGTCCTGGTCTCCAGCCACATCCTGTCAGAGCTGGAAGAGGTCGTCGACGGCGTCATCTTCATGGCACACGGATCCGCCCTGGCCCCGTCCTCCCCGACAGGCTCTCCGAGAGGCGCGCCAGAGCTGCCTTCGGAACCCCGGGCAGGGACCTTGGCGACGGGACCGGAGGCCAGCAGCCCGCAAGCCGGGGAGAGCGGGACGCAGGGCAGCACCGTCGTCCCCGTGCCGCTGGAGCGGACCTGGCGGATGCGGGCGCTCAACACCCTCGCGCTGGCACGCTGGGCGCAGGAGTCCCTCCCGCAGGCACGGACCACCCCGGAAGGTGCCCTGCGCCTGGCCGTGGCCGACGACGCGGCGGCGGCCCGCCTGCTGCGCAGCGCCCTGGAGGCAGGGGTCGAGGTGGTGTCCTTCGCCCCGGCCGGAGGCGGGCTGGAGGAGGCCTACCTCAGCCTGGAGGAGGAGCGCCGATGA